A region of Candidatus Caldatribacterium sp. DNA encodes the following proteins:
- the porA gene encoding pyruvate ferredoxin oxidoreductase yields the protein MRQIVPHVVAAYPITPQTDCVERFAEFVSEGLVDTEFVTVESEHSALSACIGAAAAGGRVMTATSSQGLALMWEMLYIASSMRLPIVMMVVNRALSGNINIHCDHSDTMGARDAGWIQLFSENAQEVYDNMIQAVRIAEDMRVRLPVMVTQDGFIISHAVERVELLGDDEVKAFVGPYKALYPLLDLKHPVTYGPLDLFDYYFEHKRSQIEAIDNCLPVIEEVGREFGKLSGRFYGLLEKYRLEDAEYAVVALGSTCGTAKEAVDRLRDRGKKVGLLKIRCFRPFPKEEVIRALAPLKGVAVLDRSVTFGGFGGPVFTEVRSALYDVSPRPLVIDFYYGLGGRDIYVEDIEKAFARIEDVVRAGRVDKHIDYLGLRE from the coding sequence ATGCGCCAGATTGTTCCCCATGTCGTTGCGGCCTACCCCATTACCCCACAGACGGATTGCGTGGAGCGGTTTGCGGAGTTCGTGAGCGAAGGCCTTGTGGACACGGAGTTCGTGACTGTAGAGAGCGAGCACAGCGCCCTGAGCGCCTGCATTGGTGCGGCCGCCGCCGGTGGGCGGGTTATGACGGCCACCTCCTCCCAGGGCCTTGCCCTCATGTGGGAGATGCTCTACATTGCTTCAAGCATGCGCCTGCCCATCGTCATGATGGTGGTGAACCGGGCGCTCTCCGGGAACATCAACATCCACTGCGACCACTCCGACACCATGGGAGCCCGGGACGCAGGGTGGATCCAGCTCTTCTCCGAGAACGCCCAGGAAGTCTACGACAACATGATTCAGGCGGTGCGCATTGCCGAGGACATGCGGGTCCGGCTCCCGGTTATGGTGACGCAGGACGGGTTCATCATCAGCCACGCCGTCGAGCGGGTGGAGCTCCTCGGGGATGACGAGGTGAAAGCTTTCGTCGGTCCCTACAAGGCGCTCTATCCTCTTTTGGACCTGAAGCATCCCGTAACCTATGGGCCCCTGGATCTCTTCGACTACTACTTCGAGCACAAGCGCTCTCAGATTGAGGCCATCGACAACTGCCTCCCGGTGATTGAGGAAGTGGGCCGGGAGTTCGGGAAGCTCTCCGGGAGATTCTACGGCCTCCTTGAGAAGTACCGCTTAGAGGACGCGGAGTACGCAGTGGTGGCTTTGGGCTCAACCTGTGGGACGGCCAAAGAAGCGGTGGACCGCCTCCGGGATCGAGGGAAGAAAGTCGGGCTCCTCAAGATTCGCTGCTTCCGGCCCTTCCCCAAAGAAGAGGTTATCCGCGCCCTTGCCCCTCTTAAAGGGGTTGCGGTTCTGGATCGCTCCGTTACCTTTGGAGGTTTCGGAGGACCGGTCTTCACCGAGGTTCGCTCGGCGCTCTACGATGTCTCCCCACGGCCCCTCGTCATCGACTTCTACTACGGCCTCGGCGGGCGGGACATCTACGTCGAGGACATCGAGAAGGCCTTCGCCCGTATTGAGGACGTCGTTCGCGCAGGACGGGTGGACAAGCACATCGACTATCTCGGCCTGAGAGAGTAA
- a CDS encoding pyruvate ferredoxin oxidoreductase (catalyzes the formation of acetyl-CoA from pyruvate and coenzyme A), with protein MPTLKELAKRPERLTPGHRLCAGCGAPIAVRLILAAADKPVVVANATGCLEVSTTIFPYTAWNIPWIHSAFENAAATIAGVESMYRAKRKRGEIDEEIYFVAFGGDGGTYDIGLQALSGALERGHRFLYVCYNNEAYMNTGIQRSSATPLGAWTTTSPVGRVLPGKTQWRKNLTEIVAAHGIPYVAQSVASNWRDLVNKAEKAFHTNGPSFINVLASCNRGWRHDPADTLKIMQLAVDCCIWPLYEVENGVYRLTYKPKEKKPVEEWLKAQGRFRHLLAPENRHVVEAFQRYVDEEWERLLKKCGEA; from the coding sequence ATGCCGACTCTGAAAGAGCTTGCCAAAAGACCCGAGCGTCTCACCCCGGGGCACAGGCTCTGCGCCGGATGCGGGGCACCCATTGCGGTGCGCCTCATCCTTGCGGCAGCGGACAAACCCGTGGTGGTGGCCAACGCCACCGGATGCCTCGAGGTTTCAACCACCATTTTCCCGTACACAGCCTGGAACATTCCCTGGATCCACAGCGCCTTCGAGAACGCCGCAGCCACCATCGCCGGTGTCGAGAGCATGTACCGGGCAAAGCGCAAACGAGGCGAAATCGACGAGGAAATCTACTTCGTGGCCTTTGGGGGAGATGGAGGAACCTACGATATCGGCCTTCAGGCGCTTTCTGGGGCCCTCGAGCGGGGCCACCGATTCCTCTACGTGTGCTACAACAACGAAGCCTACATGAACACCGGTATCCAGCGCTCGAGCGCCACACCCCTTGGAGCCTGGACGACCACGAGTCCTGTGGGAAGGGTTCTCCCCGGGAAAACCCAGTGGCGGAAGAACCTTACCGAAATCGTTGCCGCCCACGGCATCCCCTACGTTGCCCAGTCGGTGGCCTCGAACTGGCGGGATCTCGTGAACAAGGCAGAGAAAGCCTTCCACACCAACGGGCCGTCCTTCATCAACGTCCTTGCCTCCTGCAACCGCGGCTGGCGCCACGATCCTGCGGACACCCTGAAAATCATGCAGCTTGCTGTGGACTGCTGCATCTGGCCTCTCTATGAGGTGGAGAACGGCGTCTACCGGCTCACGTACAAGCCAAAGGAGAAAAAACCCGTTGAAGAGTGGCTCAAAGCCCAGGGTCGCTTCCGCCACCTCCTTGCCCCGGAGAACCGCCACGTTGTCGAGGCCTTCCAGCGGTACGTGGACGAGGAGTGGGAGAGACTCCTCAAAAAGTGCGGTGAAGCCTGA
- the radC gene encoding DNA repair protein RadC yields MRTRRIKDLPDFARPREKLLKMGPEALSDAELLAILLRTGVAGKSALELARLILDKAGSNLPRFSVEDFRKVSGVGKAKACQIVAAFELARRFSQRERPVIREPKDVIPYIQHIADKKQEYFLCLTLNGAGEVIQTRVVTVGLLDSSQVHPREVFADAIADRAAGIIVAHNHPSGKPEPSPQDLAVTRQLAEAGKLLGIELLDHIIIARDGWLSLKKEGYF; encoded by the coding sequence ATGCGTACCAGGCGGATTAAGGATTTGCCGGATTTTGCAAGACCCCGAGAGAAGCTCCTGAAGATGGGGCCGGAGGCTCTCTCCGATGCCGAGCTTTTGGCCATCCTCCTCCGCACCGGGGTTGCCGGAAAGAGCGCTCTGGAACTGGCCCGCCTGATTCTGGACAAGGCTGGGTCTAACCTCCCCCGCTTTTCGGTGGAGGATTTTCGCAAGGTCTCAGGGGTGGGCAAAGCCAAAGCGTGCCAGATTGTTGCGGCGTTTGAACTTGCCCGCCGCTTTTCCCAGCGGGAACGGCCGGTGATCCGTGAACCAAAGGACGTAATTCCCTACATTCAGCATATCGCCGACAAAAAGCAGGAATACTTCTTGTGCCTCACCCTGAACGGAGCCGGGGAAGTGATACAAACCCGGGTGGTGACAGTAGGACTTTTGGACTCCTCTCAGGTTCATCCCCGGGAAGTTTTTGCCGACGCCATTGCCGACCGCGCCGCCGGCATCATCGTGGCCCATAACCACCCTTCAGGGAAGCCCGAGCCCAGCCCCCAGGACCTTGCCGTTACCCGCCAACTTGCCGAGGCCGGGAAGCTTTTGGGGATCGAACTTCTGGATCACATCATCATTGCCCGCGATGGCTGGCTTTCCCTCAAAAAGGAGGGTTACTTTTAG
- a CDS encoding type IV toxin-antitoxin system AbiEi family antitoxin domain-containing protein: MIEEFLARHPVFTTDELGAFLAQHGSFSKWTRKALLAYHQKNGRIVRARRGLYVVVPHGADPGACPVDPYLLGAKMAEDAVLGYHTALEFYGKAYSVGSLILYLSLRRSAPLTFRGYTFRRVPFPEALRRKGKEFFAVETYERAGLFVRVTSLERTLVDVLDRPDLGGGWEEIWRSLETVEFFDLDVVLEYTLLLENATTAAKVGFFLEQHRERFMVEERHLAPLRARRPKSPHYLVRTPRKSGRLVSEWNLVVPQEILERRWEEVL, from the coding sequence ATGATAGAGGAGTTCCTTGCCCGGCATCCGGTGTTTACCACAGACGAGCTCGGGGCATTCCTTGCGCAACACGGTTCGTTCAGCAAATGGACCCGCAAAGCCCTCCTTGCTTACCATCAGAAGAACGGACGAATAGTGCGCGCTCGCCGCGGTTTGTACGTTGTGGTACCCCATGGCGCAGACCCAGGCGCATGCCCGGTGGACCCCTACCTCCTGGGAGCCAAAATGGCAGAGGACGCAGTGCTCGGCTACCATACCGCCCTTGAGTTCTACGGCAAGGCATACTCGGTCGGTTCTCTCATTCTTTACCTCAGCTTGCGACGTTCCGCCCCCCTGACGTTTCGCGGTTATACGTTCCGGCGAGTTCCCTTTCCTGAAGCACTTCGCCGCAAGGGCAAGGAGTTTTTCGCTGTGGAAACCTACGAGCGAGCTGGGCTTTTTGTTCGGGTAACCAGTCTTGAGCGGACGCTGGTCGATGTCCTGGATCGCCCCGATCTGGGAGGCGGATGGGAGGAGATATGGCGTTCACTGGAGACGGTGGAGTTCTTCGATCTGGATGTGGTTCTTGAGTATACACTGCTTTTGGAAAACGCAACCACCGCCGCCAAGGTGGGCTTTTTCCTTGAGCAACACAGGGAGAGGTTCATGGTCGAGGAGCGCCATCTTGCCCCTCTGCGAGCTCGTCGGCCCAAAAGTCCCCACTACCTCGTGCGCACACCCAGGAAATCGGGACGGCTCGTTTCGGAATGGAATCTGGTAGTTCCTCAAGAAATCCTGGAACGACGCTGGGAGGAAGTCCTGTGA
- a CDS encoding 4Fe-4S dicluster domain-containing protein, with amino-acid sequence MSKLKSWKELTPGGLILEAGNARTYKTGDWRTERPEVDKAKCINCFFCWAYCPDGSVVVDADKGTMEGFDYDHCKGCGICASVCPKQAITMVPER; translated from the coding sequence ATGAGTAAGCTCAAGAGCTGGAAGGAACTCACCCCCGGTGGACTTATTCTTGAGGCAGGAAACGCCCGCACGTACAAAACCGGTGACTGGAGGACGGAGCGACCGGAGGTCGACAAGGCCAAGTGCATCAACTGCTTCTTCTGCTGGGCGTACTGTCCAGATGGGTCCGTAGTTGTCGATGCCGACAAGGGAACCATGGAGGGTTTTGACTACGACCACTGCAAAGGCTGTGGCATCTGTGCGAGCGTCTGTCCCAAGCAGGCCATAACCATGGTTCCAGAGCGATAG